A window of the Macaca nemestrina isolate mMacNem1 chromosome X, mMacNem.hap1, whole genome shotgun sequence genome harbors these coding sequences:
- the LOC105478103 gene encoding protein FAM9B isoform X1, which produces MPGFLCFLSVPLPSSGSGITCSFPGQPATDPVGRRAAKAQLEAQFMAAQGKERAGKDPVSDECEERNPFTETREEDVTDEHGEREPFAEKDEHTGANTKKPEDTAEDLTAKRKRMKMDKACSKTKNKSKNALRKKQLKRQKRDYIHSLKLLNVLEEYITDEQKEEEEEEGEEEELIKIFQEQQKRWQQYRSVRRERLKEMKLLRDQFLKTLEDFEDLCDRVFSDEDSELDN; this is translated from the exons ATGCCAGGGTTCCTTTGCTTCCTTAGTGTGCCTTTGCCCTCATCAGGTTCAGGGATCACCTGTAGCTTCCCAGGACAGCCAGCCACGGATCCTGTGGGCAGGAGGGCTGCCAAGGCCCAGTTGGAGGCTCAATTTATGGCGGCCCAGGGGAAGGAGCGTGCAG GAAAGGATCCAGTCAGTGACGAATGTGAGGAAAGAAACCCTTTTACAGAAACAAGGGAGGAAGATGTAACTGATGAGCATGGGGAAAGAGAACCTTTTGCTGAAAAAGACGAGCACACGGG GGCTAATACCAAGAAGCCAGAAGATACTGCAG AGGATCttactgcaaaaagaaaaaggatgaaaatgGATAAAGCTTGCagcaaaacaaagaacaaaagtaaaaatgctttgagaaaaaaacaacttaaaag GCAGAAACGTGATTATATACATTCTCTGAAGTTGCTGAATGTCCTTGAAGAATACATCACAGATGagcagaaagaagaagaagaagaagagggagaagaagaagaactaATT aaaatatttcaagaacaACAGAAGAGGTGGCAGCAATATAGAAGTGTTAGGAGAGAGAGGCTGAAAGAGATGAAGCTGCTACGTGACCAATTCTTAAAG ACTCTTGAGGACTTTGAAGACCTTTGTGACAGAGTTTTTTCTGATGAAGACAGTGAACTTGACAACTag
- the LOC105478103 gene encoding protein FAM9B isoform X2 encodes MAAQGKERAGKDPVSDECEERNPFTETREEDVTDEHGEREPFAEKDEHTGANTKKPEDTAEDLTAKRKRMKMDKACSKTKNKSKNALRKKQLKRQKRDYIHSLKLLNVLEEYITDEQKEEEEEEGEEEELIKIFQEQQKRWQQYRSVRRERLKEMKLLRDQFLKTLEDFEDLCDRVFSDEDSELDN; translated from the exons ATGGCGGCCCAGGGGAAGGAGCGTGCAG GAAAGGATCCAGTCAGTGACGAATGTGAGGAAAGAAACCCTTTTACAGAAACAAGGGAGGAAGATGTAACTGATGAGCATGGGGAAAGAGAACCTTTTGCTGAAAAAGACGAGCACACGGG GGCTAATACCAAGAAGCCAGAAGATACTGCAG AGGATCttactgcaaaaagaaaaaggatgaaaatgGATAAAGCTTGCagcaaaacaaagaacaaaagtaaaaatgctttgagaaaaaaacaacttaaaag GCAGAAACGTGATTATATACATTCTCTGAAGTTGCTGAATGTCCTTGAAGAATACATCACAGATGagcagaaagaagaagaagaagaagagggagaagaagaagaactaATT aaaatatttcaagaacaACAGAAGAGGTGGCAGCAATATAGAAGTGTTAGGAGAGAGAGGCTGAAAGAGATGAAGCTGCTACGTGACCAATTCTTAAAG ACTCTTGAGGACTTTGAAGACCTTTGTGACAGAGTTTTTTCTGATGAAGACAGTGAACTTGACAACTag